GGGGAGGGCCGTGTACAGCGCGATCCGTCGCAACAAGGTCAACAGCGTCCTCATCATTGTGCTGTTCATCGCCATCGTCGGCGGCCTCGGCTGGCTCGCCGCAGCGATCTACCAGTCACCCGGAATCGTCATCACCGTGGTGGTGTTCTCGATCGGCTTCGCCGCGTTCCAGTACTTCGCGGCGGGCAAGCAGGCGATCTCGATGAGCGGGGCGCAGCGGATCACGGAGGCCGACAACCCGCGGCTCTACCGGATCGTCGAGAACCTCTCGATCACCACGGGATCCCCGATGCCCGAGGTGTACATCGTGAACGATCCCGCGCCGAACGCGTTTGCGACCGGCCGTGATCCGGAGCACGCCATGGTCGCCGCGACGACCGGGCTGCTCGATATCATGACCGACTCCGAGCTCGAGGGAGTCATGGCCCACGAGCTCGGCCACGTGCGGAACTACGACATCCGCGTCTCCATGATCGTCTACGGCCTGGTGGTCGCGGTCGGCATGATCTCCGATGTGCTCGTCCGCATGGCGTTCTTCGGGCGGAACAACAGCAACGGCAACCCCGTGGTGCTGATCTTCGGGCTCGTCGCGATGATCGTCGCGCCCATCATCGCCTCGCTCGTGCAGCTCGCCGTGTCGCGCCAGCGCGAGTACCTGGCCGACGCGACCGGGGCCCTCACGACCCGGCACCCGGAGGCGCTCGCGAGCGCCCTCCACAAGCTCTCCGAGTACGGCCGGCCGCTGCAGAAGCAGAGCTCGAGCATGGCGCACCTCTGGATCGCGGATCCGCTGAAGCCCGGCATGATGCAGCGGCTGTTCGCCACGCACCCGCCGATCCCGGATCGGATTCGCCGGCTGCTCGACATGGGCGGCAAGTTCTAAGCGCCCATTCTCGTGAGCCGAGGTCGGCTCACACGGCGTGGCCGCGAAACGCTGCGCGTGTCTTCGAGCGGCCGGCCGGGGCGGCACGTTCCCACCGGGCGGTAACCGGCACCTGCGCTGAAAGCGCTGCGCCGTTGGCGAAGCCCGCACCCCGCGTCCGAGGCACGGCGTATGGTTGAGGAGAACCCTGAGGAGGTCTCCCCACCCGTGTCGAACATGTTCCGCTCCCTGTCCATTCGCAATTACCGCATTTGGTTCGTGGGAGCGCTCGTGTCGAACATCGGCGCGTGGATGCAGGCGACGACGCAGAACTGGGTGGTGCTCACCGAGCTCACCGCCAACAACGCGGCGGCGGTCGGGGTGACCATGGCGCTGCAGTTCGGCCCGCAGCTCGTGCTCGTGCCGTTCAGCGGGGCCGTCGCCGATCGCTTCGAGCGGCGCAAAGTGCTGCTGGTCACCCAGTCGCTGCTCATGCTGCTCGCGGCCGGGCTCGGGGCCCTGCTCATCACCGGTGCCGCGGAGCTGTGGCACCTGTACGCCTTCGCGCTCGCCCTCGGGATCGTGAACGCCTTCGACACGACGGCCCGCCAGGCGTTCGTCTCGGACCTCGTCGGCACGGCGCAGCTCTCGAACGCGGTCGCGCTCAACTCGGCCTCCTTCAACTCCGCACGACTCGTGGGGCCGGCCGTGGCCGGGATCCTCATCGCGATCGTCGGCTCGGGCTGGGTGTTCCTCATCAACGCCGTCTCATTCCTCGGGGTGATCAGCGCGCTGCTGCTCATCCGCACCGCACGACGCGCCCCCTCCGAGGAGCCGAAGCGGGAGTCGCAACTGCGCCAGCTCTCGGCCGGGCTCCGCTACGTGCGGGGCCGGCACGACCTCGTGGTCGTCTTCGCCATCGTCTTCCTGCTCGGCACATTCAGTATGAACTTCCCGGTGATGTCGTCGACCATGGCCGTCGAGTTCGGCCGCGGTGCGAGCGACTACGGGCTCCTCTCCTCGATCCTCGCGATCGGGTCCCTGACCGGCGCGCTCCTGGTCGCGCGCAGGCCGGCCGCTCGCATGCGCGTGGTGATCATGGCCGCGGGTGGCATCGGCGTCGTGAGTGTGCTGGCCGCGATCATGCCGACGTTCTGGACGTTCGCGGTCATGCTCATCTTCCTCGGCTTCGCGATCTCCACGCTGCTCACCACGGCCAACGGGTTCGTGCAGACCACCACCAAGCCCGCCGTCCGCGGCAGAGTCCTCGCGCTGTACATCGCGGTGCTCATGGGCGGGACGCCGCTGGGAGCGCCGCTCGTCGGCGCGGCCGCCGACGCGCTCGGCGCTCGCTCGACGCTCTTCATCAGCGCCGCCGCGGCGTTCACCGCGTTCGGGATCGGGATCACCTGGCTGTTCATCGAGCGGGAGCTGCGGTTCCATCGGAGCGGTGGTCTCCGCTTCGCGGTGACCCACGCCGGCCGCCCCGGCGTCGACGACGACCACTCCGGGCAGACCGAGACGCTCACCGCGCCGATCACCGTGCTCGGACGGGGGGAGAAGGTCCTCACCCCCGCGGAATCGGCGCCCATCGAGGGCCCCGCGGTCGACGTGGCGACGGGCACGATCGACACCAACGGCGATCCCGATGCGGATCCCGGAACCGACGACCCGTCGGACCCCGACGGCCCGGGCGACCACGGCGGTGAGGACTGGCCCCGCAGTATTCGCCGCCCGCGAGGTTGATGGCTAGGCTGGGAGGGTCCGTGCGGCCGTGGCCGCAACATTCTTGAATATGGAGCCGAGATAACTGGTGAGTGACTACCTGGCAGCGCAGACCCGAACCGAAACGGACTCGATCGGCAGCCTGGAGATCCCGGCAGCCGCCTATTGGGGCGTGCACACCGCGCGTGCGCACGAGAACTTCCCGATCGCACGACGCCCCGTCTCCGTCTACCCCGATTTCATCCGCGCGTTCGCCTGCGTGAAGCAGGCCGCGGCGCGCGCGAACCTCGAGATCGGCGCGCTCGACGAGCAACGGGCGACCCTCATCGACCGGGCGTGCGAGGAGATCAAGACCGGCATGCTGCACGACCAGTTCGTCGTGGGTGTGGTGCAGGGCGGCGCGGGTACCTCGACGAACATGAACGCGAACGAGGTCATCACGAACCGCGCGCTCGAGCTCGCGGGGCACGCCAAGGGCGACTACGACTTCATCAACCCCAACGACCACACCAACCGCAGCCAGTCGACGAACGACACGTACCCGACCGCGATCAAGATCGCCCTCGCGTTCTCCCTGGAGAGCCTGCTCGTCGAGCTCGACCTGCTGTCGCAGTCGTTCGCGGCCAAGGGGCGCGAGTTCTCCCACATCGTGAAGGTCGGCCGCACCCAGCTGCAGGACGCCGTGCCGATGACGCTCGGGCAGGAGTTCACCGCGTTTGCGGTCACGCTGCGCGAGGACATCGAGCGTCTGCGCGAGGCCGTCACGCTGCTGCGCGAGGTCAACATGGGGGCGACGGCGATCGGCACCGGCATCAACGCCCCGCGCGGGTACAAGGAGACCGTGATCCGGCACCTCCGCGAGATCACGAACCTCGACCTCGAGACCGCGGGCGACCTCGTCGAGTCGACGAGCGACACGGGCGTCTTCATCACCTTCTCGGGCGCCCTCAAGCGGAGCGCACTCAAGCTTTCGAAGATCTCCAACGACCTGCGGCTGCTCTCGTCGGGTCCGCAGGCGGGTCTCGGCGAGATCAACCTCCCGGCGCGCCAGGCCGGCTCGTCCATCATGCCCGGCAAGGTGAACCCGGTGATCCCGGAGGCGGTCTCGCAGGTGGCCTACTCGGTCGCCGGCGCCGATGTCACCGTGTCCATGGCCGTCGAGGCGGGGCAGCTCCAGCTCAACGCCTTCGAGCCGATCATCGCGCACTCGCTCTTCCAGTCGATCACCTGGCTTGAGCGGGCCTGCCAGACGCTCCGGGTCAACTGCGTCGACGGTATCACCGCGAACGAGGAGCGGCTCGAGGACATGGTGTCGCGCTCCGTCACCGTCATCACGGCGCTCGCGCCCGTCATCGGCTACTCGGCCGCCGCGAAGCTCGCGAAGGAGGCGCTCGCGACCAACGCGAAGATCTCCGAGCTGGTGGTGTCGCGCGGGTTGCTCGGCGAGGATGAGCTGGCAGAGATGCTGCATCCGATGAAGCTCGCGGGTCTCGCGCCGGAGACCGGGGCGATCAACACCGTGCGGGAGGCGCCCGAGAAGCTCGAGGACGGTCGCGACTAGGGACGTCACGCACTGCGGTGCGGGAACACTGAGGGGGTTGGGAGCGATTGCTCCCCACCCCCTCAGTGCGTGCGGCCGCGCGCGGCGACCGGCGGACTCGGCGTTACGACCGCGTCAGCCCTGCACGCAGTGCGACGTCAGCGCGCCGATGCCCTCGATGGTCACGGTGACCTCGGTGCCCGGGCGAAGGTAGAGCGGGGGCTTCCGCGAGCGGCCGGCACCGCCGGGTGAACCGGTGGAGATCACCGTGCCGGGCAGCAGCGTCAGCGACTGCGAGATCGATGCGATGAGCTGCGCGACGCTGCGGATCATGAAGCTCGTCGACGAGTCCTGCACCCGCAGCCCATCGACATCGGTGGTGAGGTGGAGCGCCTGGGGATCCGGGATCTGATCGGCCGTGACGACCACGGGTCCGACCGGAGTGAAGCCGTCGAACGACTTGCACCGCGACCACTGCGGCTCCTGGAACTGGATGTTGCGCGCCGTGATGTCGTTGATGACGGTGTAGCCGAAGACATGCTGCAGCGCCTCCTCGGGGGAGACGTCCTTCGCGGCGGTGCCGATGATGACACCGAGCTCACCCTCGTAGTCGACCTCCTCGCTCAGGTGGGTCGGGATCCGCACCTCGGCCTCGTGGGCGCCGAGCGAGTTCGGGAAGAGCGAGAACAGCACCGGGCCCGAATCGTTGTCGAGGTTCAGCTCGCTCGCGTGCTCGTCGTAGTTCAGGCCGACCGCGAGCACGATCGGCGCACCGATCACCGCGGGCGCGAAGCGCACCCCCTCGACCGGATCGCCGGCGTCGGCGGGCAACGCGTCGACCTGACGGCGCAGCGCCTCGAGCGCGCCGGGGCCCTCGGAGATGAAGTCCTGCAGCGTGGCGGAGGCGACCCCGAGACGGCTGACTGGGACGAATCGGTCCTCCCGGATCACCACGAGCTCGGGGGCGGAAGCGGGGGAGCTGATCAAGTGCGCAAATCTCACTTCTCAAGGGTATCGGACCGGGGTCCCGCCCGTCTCCGCTCCGGTCACGGTTGCGTGACATTGCGCACGAACGTTCCCTCTGAGCGAACTCGGAGGTCGATTCGGCTCCCGATCCGGGAGAATGTGGGTATGACTGAGACCCCGAAGACCAAGCCCGAGATCGACGCCCCCGAGGGCCCCGCACCCACCGAGCTGGAGATCATCGACCTCGTCGAGGGAACCGGTGAGGAGGCGCTCGCCAGTTCGACCGTCGACGTGCACTACCTCGGCGTCGAGTTCGACTCCGGTGAAGAGTTCGATTCCTCCTGGAGCCGCGGCGAGTCCATCAACTTCCCGCTCCGCGCGCTGATCCAGGGCTGGCAGGTCGGCATCCCCGGCATGAAGGTCGGCGGACGCCGCAAGCTCGTCGTGCCCCCGGCGCAGGCGTACGGCACCTCCGGCGGTCACCCGCTGTCGGGCAAGACCCTCATCTTCGTCATCGATCTGCAGGGTGTGAGCTGACACCACCCGCGTCACCCAGATCTGCAGGCCCGCTCGGCACCGTCCGAGCGGGCCTGCAGTGCGTCCGGGGCCATTCGGAGTCGTCCGCCCCCAGATGATACGGTCTTTCTGGTCAGCACACACCCAGCTTGAGTGATCGGAGACACCCGTGGCAGAGGCACCTCGAACGCAGACGGAGGCGCGGGGAGCGATCGACCGCTTCTTCCACATCTCGGAGCGAGGGTCCACCGTCGGCACGGAGATCCGCGGCGGTCTCGTCACCTTCGTCACGATGGCCTACATCGTGATCCTGAACCCGATCATCCTCTCCGGCAAGGAGGACGTCGCGGGCAACATGCTCGAGTTCGGCCAGGTGAGCGCGGTCACCGCCCTCGCCGCCGGGGTGATGACGATCCTCTTCGGACTCGTCTCCCGTCTGCCCTTCGCGTTCGCCGCGGGACTCGGCATCAACGCCTTCCTCGCGTTCTCGGTGGTGCAGGAGGTGACGTGGCCCGAGGCGATGGCGATCGTCGTGATCAACGGCCTCCTCATCGTGCTCCTGGCCGCGACCGGCCTCCGACGCATGATCTTCGACGCGGTGCCCGTGCAGCTGAAGCTCGCCATCACGGTCGGGATCGGGTTCTTCATCGCGTTCATCGGCTTCGTGAACTCCGGCTTCGTCGATGCCACGGGGCAGTCGTCGCCGCCCGTGGGCCTCGGTCCGGCCGGCGTCGGCTTCATCGCCACGATCCCGACACTCATCTTCGTGGTCACGCTGGTGCTGACCGGCATCCTGGTCGCGAAGAAGGTCAAGGGCGGGATCCTCATCGGTCTCGTCAGCGGCACCGTGATCGCCGTGATCGTGGAGGCGATCTGGAAGATCGGACCGAAGTTCGGTGCGGACGGCGCGCTCAACCCGGGAGGCTGGAGTCTCACCGAGCCCGTGCTCGGCGGCAACCCGTTTGCGGTGCCGGATCTTTCGCTCGTCGGTGCCGTCAGCTTCGACTTCGGCAAGGTCGGCCTCGTCACGGTCATCATGCTCGTCTTCACGCTGCTCTTCACGAACTTCTTCGATGCCATGGGCACGATGACGGGTCTGTCGCGGGAGGCCGGGCTCGCGAACGAGCAGGGCAACTTCCCCCGCATCAAGTCCGCGCTCATCGTGGAGGGCGTCGGCGCCGTGGTCGGCGGCGGCACCTCGTCGTCCTCCACCACCGTGTTCATCGAGTCCGGGGCGGGCATCGGGGAGGGTGCCCGCACGGGCCTCGCGAACGTCGTCACGGGTCTCGTCTTCCTGCTCGCGATGTTCTTCACCCCGCTCACCGAGGTCGTGCCCACGGAGGTCGCGGCCGCGGCGCTCGTGATCGTCGGCGCGATGATGATGTCGCAGATCGCCAACATCGACCTCACCGACTTCCGCGTGCTGCTGCCGGTGTTCCTGACGGCGGCGGTCATGCCGCTCAGCTACTCGATCGCCAACGGCATCGGCGCGGGCTTCGTGTCGTGGGTGCTCGTGCACGCGTTCACGGGCAAGGCCAAGCAGGTGCACTGGCTGCTGTGGATCGTGTCCGTCGGGTTCGTGATCTTCTTCGCTCGCGGGCCGATCGAGGCGTTCCTCGGGGTCTGAAGGTCGGGGATGACGCACGGCCCGTGATGCGCGAAGCTACCGGCGGTCGCCGTGCCCGTCATTCGCGGCGCCCCCGCGCTGCGCGAGCAGGTGCGTCAGCACTCCATCGAGCACGGCGAGGCCGTCGCGGACCCCACCGGTGGAGCCCGGCAGTGTCATCACGAACGTCGGGCCCGAGAACCCCGCGACGCCTCGGGTGAGCACCGCGGTGGGGAGCGTCGCGGCGCCGCGCCGCCGCAACTCCTCGATGAGGCCCGGCAGTCGCACGTCGAGCAGCGGATCGACGGCCTCGGGGGTGCGGTCGCTCGGGGAGATGCCGGTGCCCCCGGTGGTGAGGATCAGCGCGGGCCGATCGGTCAGGGCTGAACGGACGGCAGCGGCAACCGGATCACCGTCGGCGACGACCTCGGCCGGCGGGGCGTCGAAACCGCGCTCGTGCAGCCACGCCCGAATCGCGGGGCCGGTCGTGTCCGCGGCGGTGCCGGCGGCGGCGCTCGTCGACGCCACGATGACCCGCGCGGCGCCGGTGCTCACTCGACGGACCAATCGCCGCTTTTGCCGCCCGACTTGGCGAGCACCCGGGTATCGGTGATCGACGCATGCTTGTCGACCGCTTTGATCATGTCGTAGAGCGTGAGGGCCGCGATGCTCGCGGCCGTCAGCGCCTCCATCTCGACGCCGGTGAGCCCGCGCGTCGTGACACTCGCGACCACCCGGACCCGGTCGCCGTGCGCCTCGAAATCGATCGCCAGCTTCGTGAGTGGCAGCGGGTGGCACAGCGGGATGAGCTCGGCCGTGCGCTTGGCCGCCATGATCCCGGCGATGCGCGCCGTGCCGAGCGCCTCGCCCTTGGGCAGGGCGCCGGTCACGAGCAGGTCGACCACGTCGGCGCGAGTGACGAGCGTCGACTCGGCCCGCGCGGTGCGGGTGGTGATCGCTTTGTCGGTGACGTCGACCATGTGGGCGCTGCCGTCGCCGCGCAGGTGGGTCAGCCGCTGATCGGCGGAGGGGTCAGTCATGGAGTCTCCAGGTGTCGACGGGGGTGTCCGCGGGGAAGTGGTCGATCCCGAGCGGCAGGTGCACGAGCACGTCGGCGGCGGCGAGCTCGCTGAGCAGGTGGGATCCGGGCGCGCTCACCGTGACCCGGCCGTCGGCGCCGATGCGGCCGCGCCGCACCTGGTGCTTGTCGACGGGCGACTCGGCGTCGTGCGCGAGCCGGAGTCGTTCCCGCCGCCGCTCGGCGGGCAGCCCGGCCGCGTCGCGGAGGAGCGGGAGCACAAACGTCTCCGCTGAGATCAGCGCGCTGACGGGATTGCCGGGGAAGCAGACGACCGGAATCGCGGTGCCGTCGCGGTCGAGGCTGCCGAGGCCCTGCGGCCCGCCGGGCTGCATCGCGACCGATCCGAACGCGATCCCGAGCGGTGCGAGCGCCTCGCGGACGACCTCGAACGCACCCGCGCTGATCCCGCCCGAGGTGATGACGAGGTCCACCTCCGCGAGCGAACCGAGCACCGCGTCGCGGAAGTCGTTCGCGCGGTCTCCGCTCCGGAGCGTGGTCACCACGGCGCCCGCGTCGCGCAGCGCCGCGGCCAGCATCGGGGTGTTGGCGTCATGGATCAGTCCGGTGGCCGCGCCACGAGACACTGCACCGAGCGAGTCCGTGCGGAGCAGCTCGTCGCCGGTGGAGCAGACGAGCACCCGGAGTGTCGGCCGCACGGGAACCGCGACGACTCCCGCCGCCGCGAGCACACCGATGCGCGCAGGGGTGAGGCGCACGCCCTCGGGCAGGATCTCGGAGCCCACCCGCGCGTCTTCGCCCGCTCGCCGGACGAAGCGGCCGACCTCGACGGGTGCGCTGAAAGCGACCGACCCCGTGGGCGGCGGATCCCCGACCCGGCTGAGCGCGCCGAACTGCGGCGGCTCGCAGCGCTCGATGGGGACCACGGCGTCGGCGCCGCGCGGCACCACCGCGCCCGTCATGATCGGTGAGGCCGTTCCGGGCGCGTGCTGCCCGATCCGGTCGCCGGCCGCTGTGGTCCGGCCGATCGGCAGTGAGACCGGCGCCGACGCACTGGCGTCTGCGAGATCCGCGGCGCGCACCGCGTACCCGTCCATCTGCGAGTTGTCGAACGGGGGGAGCGGCGTCCCGGTGAGGATCGCCGCGGCGGTGACGCGAGTGCGGAGATCGGGATCGCCGACCGGGATCGTCTCGGGGGCGTGCTCGCGCAGGCGCTGCAGCGCGGGAGCGAGGAGCTCGCGCACCGCGGCGGTGTGCTCGGCGATGGTGCGGCGCACGGGCCTACCCGCCCGCGAACGGTGGAAGGACGTCGACCGTGGTGCCGAGCGGCGCGGCGCCGTCCCGCTGCACCGTGCCGTCCACGAGGAAGGAGCCCGAGCGCATGACCCGGCGCATCGCGTCGCCGTAGCGCTCGCCGAGGGCGGCGCGCAGCGAGTCGAGATCCGTGCCCGGTCCGAGGTTCCACACCTCTTCGTCTCGACCGGCCGCCTCGGCTGCGGCGGCGAAGTAACGAACGGTCAGTTGGCCCATACCAGCATCGTATCCGGTGCGACCGACAGCCCGCTCCGGGCCGTCCTAGACTGGCCGCATGGATCCCGCATCACGCCCCGCACCGCTCGTCGCTCCGGGCCCGGCCCTCAGCGCCGAGCACACCGCCCGAGCGCAGCGGCAGATCATCCTCCCCGGCTTCGGCGAGATCGCGCAGCGGCGTCTTCGGGCCGCACGGGTGCTCGTGGTCGGCGCCGGGGGACTCGGAAGCGCGAGTGTGCCCTACCTCGTGGGATCCGGGATCGGCACGATCGGCATCGTGGACGACGACCGGGTCGAGCTCTCGAACCTCCACCGCCAGGTCTCGCACGCCACCGCGGACATCGGGCGGCTCAAGGCGACCTCACTCGCGGAGACCGCGCGCGCCCTCGACCCCGGCGTCACCCTGGTGACGCACCCCGAGCGGCTCACTTCCGAGACAGCGCTCGAGGTGCTGGGCGGCTACGACCTCGTGATCGACGGCAGCGACAACTTTCCGACCCGCTACCTCGTCGCAGATGCGGCCGAGCTGCTCGGGATCCCGCTCGTGTGGGGGTCGCTGCTGCAGGTGCACGGGCAGGTGGGGGTGTCGTGGCGGCCCGCGTGGCCCGGATACCGCGATCTGTTTCCGGTGCCGCCCGCGCCCGAGGACGTCGTGGACTGCGGCACCGGCGGGGTGCTGCCGGGCCTCTGCGGCACCATCGGCTCGATGCTCGCGACCGAGGCGCTGAAGCTGATCACCGGCCTCGGCGATCCGCTCCTCGGGCGGGTGCTCGTGGTCGACGCCCTCGCGGCGCGGACCCGGGACATCGCATACGGTCGCGACCCCGGCGCCGACCCCGTCACCGGATTGATCGACACCGAGCGGTTCTCTGCCGGGCCCGATCCCGAACCGCCGGAGATCTCGGCCGAGGAGCTCGCTCGACGCTGGGCGGCGGGGGAGACCCCGAGGCTCCTCGACGTGCGCACCCCGGAGGAGCGCGAGCGGCTGCGGGTGCCCGGCGCGGAGTCCGTGCCGCTCGACGAGCTGGAGAACGCTGAGCCCGTGATCCACGGCCCCGTGATCGTGCACTGCGAGCGGGATCCTCGGTCGATCCGCGCCGCCAAGCTCCTCATCTCCCGAGGCGTGTCGGAGGTCCGATTCCTGCGCGGCGGGATCCAGGCGCTCGCGGCGATCGCCCCGGAGCAGCTTGCGGGGACCGCGCGCGATACGCTGTGAGGGCCGGAGACGCGAACCCCGGCGGAGAGCGCCCGATGAGTCAGAGTTTTGCCCACGTCACGACCACGCCGATCGACGAGGCCGCGGTGCGCGCTGCGGTCGATGCCCCCGAGTGCGGGGCGGTCGTCACGTTCAGCGGGGTGATCCGGGATCACGACGGAGGCGCCGAGGTGCGTTCGCTCGACTACAGCGCGCACCCCGACGCCGAGCGCTTCCTGCGCGAGATCCTCGCCGACGAGCGCGCCTCGAGCGGGCTCCGCCTGGCCGCCGTGCACCGGATCGGCGCCCTCGAGATCGGCGACGTGGCGCTCGCCGCAGCGGTCTCGGCGCCGCACCGGGCCGAGGCGTTCGCGGCGATCGAGCGGCTGGTCGAGCGCATCAAACACGAGGTGCCGATCTGGAAGCGGCAGCACTTCACGAGCGGCAGTTCGGAGTGGGTCGGCCTGTAGCTGATTGGTTCCGAGGTTTCGGTGGTCGTACGCCGCCAGCGGGCTGAGGATCGGGCGAGCTTGTGCCGACGTTCGTGCAGAGATCTGCATTCCTGCTGAGAGATTCGGGCAACGGGTTCAGCGGGAATGCAGATCTCTGCGTCAGTGCGTGTCTGGCCCGCACGTTCTCGTCCGCTAGCCGCCGATGTACGACATCTCGATCCGCGGCCCGTCGGCGACGACGCCCTGCGCGCGCAGCTCCGAATAGCGGTCGTCGCGCCTCGCCCAGACTCCCGAGAGCGCAACTGCGAGTTCGGCATCGGTCGCACCGGAGCGCAGGATCTCGCGCAGATCCGTGCCCGCGGTCGCGAAGAGGCACGTGAAGAGTTTGCCCTCGGCAGACACCCGGGCGCGGGAGCAGTCGCCGCAGAAGGCGCCGGTGACACTCGAGATGACGCCGATCTCACCTGAGCCGTCGCGGTAGCGCCAGCGCTTCGCCGTCTCGCCCGGGTGTGTGGCGGGGAGCGGTTCGAGCGGGTGCACGGCGTCGATCCGGCGCACGATCTCGGCCGACGGCACGACGTCCGCCATCTCCCAGCCGTTCGACGACCCGACGTCCATGTACTCGATGAAGCGCAGGGTGCGCCCCGTGCCCCGGAAGTGCTCCGCCAGGTCCAGTACCTCGTCGTCGTTGACCCCGCGCTTGACGACCGCGTTCACCTTGACCGGCCCGAGCCCCGCGGCCTCAGCGGCCTCGATGCCGGCGAACACCCGGGCGAGCGGGAAGCGCACGTCGTTGATGGCCTGGAAACGATCCTCCCGCAGCGAATCGACGGAGACCGTGACCCGATTGAGGCCCGCCTCGCGCAGCGCCTCGGCCTTGACCGGGAGCGCCGAGCCGTTCGTCGTGAGTGCGAGGTCGATGCGCTGCCCGTCGGGGGTGCGCAGCTTCGCGAGCTCCGCGATGAGCGCTTCGATCCCGCGGCGCAGCAGCGGTTCACCGCCCGTCAGGCGGAGTTTGCGCACGCCGAGCCCGACGGCGGCGCGGGCGACCCGTTCGATCTCAGCGAAGCTCAGCAGCTGGTCATGGTCGAGGAACGGGTAGTCGCGCCCGAAGAGTTCTTTCGGCATGCAGTAGACGCAGCGGAAGTTGCACCGGTCGGTTACCGAGATCCGCAGGTCGCGCAGGGGGCGGCGACGCGCGTCGGTCAGTCCGAGCGAGGGGAGTCGTCGTGCGCCCGGGGCCGCGGTGGAGTCCGTGAGCATCGCCGCACCACCCCCGTTCCTCGCGTCTCAGGACGCCCCGCCCCTGTCCCCAGACCCTAACACCGCGCACTGTGCGCGGGATCCTCGACGCGTCACGCCGGGGTGGCGAAGCGGACTTCGGCTTCGGGAAGGTGCCAGACCGCGGGTGCTCCGGGGGCGAGCCAGGGGTCGAGCACCCGCGCGAGCGGGAGCACGGCCCAGGCCTCGGGCCACTCAGCGCAGGCGACCCGGATCCCGGCCGGGCCGGTCGACACCTCTCCGACGGTGCCGCACCAGGTGTTCGCGGCGCTCGCGCTCGCCGCGTCGTTGGCGCTCGCCGCTGCCTCGATCCGCACCTGCGCCGGATCGAAGCTGGCGACCGCGGGGGTGCCCGGCGCCGGCAGCGCTCCCCGGCCGCGCAGCTCCGCGAGCGGAGCGTCGTGCAGCTCGAGTCGGGCGTCGGGATCGGCGGCGTGCCGCACCGTGCCGTGCAGGAGGCCGCGCCCGGTGAACGCCGCGGCGAAGGGGGTGGCCGGAGACTCGAGGACTGCGGCGACGGATCCCTCCTGGGCGACGCGTCCCGACTCCAGCACGAGCACCCGATCTGCGAGGGCGATGAGATCGAGCGGATCGTGGCTCACGATCACGACCGGAATGCCGAGCCTCCGGGTCTCCGCGGCCACGAGCGCGCGCAGCTCCGCACGACTCGTCACGTCGAGCGCGGCGAACGGCTCGTCGAGCAGCAGCAGCTCCGGCTCCGACGCCAGGGTGCGCGCGATGGCGACGCGCTGCTGCTGGCCGCCCGAGAGGTCGCGGGCTCGGGCGCTGCCGCGAGCCGGGAGCCCGACACGTTCGAGCCACTCGTCGGCGGTGCGATCCGCCGCGCGGCGGGCGCTCCCGTGCGCTCGCGGCGCGAAGGCAATGTTGGCGCGGGCGCCGAGGTGCGGGAAGAGGAGGGCGCGCTGATCGAGCAGCCCGATCCGCCGGTCGGCGCGCCGGAGGTCGACGACGGCGCCGGACGTGCGGACCGTGCCGTCCGCCCCGTTCATGCCGTCGGTGCCGCGGCGGGTCAGCGTCCGTCCGGCGAGGCGGATGCGTCCGGTGTCGATCCGCTGCGATCCGGCGATCGAGGCGAGCAGCGTCGACTTGCCGGAGCCGTTCGCCCCGATGA
Above is a genomic segment from Leucobacter rhizosphaerae containing:
- a CDS encoding NCS2 family permease encodes the protein MAEAPRTQTEARGAIDRFFHISERGSTVGTEIRGGLVTFVTMAYIVILNPIILSGKEDVAGNMLEFGQVSAVTALAAGVMTILFGLVSRLPFAFAAGLGINAFLAFSVVQEVTWPEAMAIVVINGLLIVLLAATGLRRMIFDAVPVQLKLAITVGIGFFIAFIGFVNSGFVDATGQSSPPVGLGPAGVGFIATIPTLIFVVTLVLTGILVAKKVKGGILIGLVSGTVIAVIVEAIWKIGPKFGADGALNPGGWSLTEPVLGGNPFAVPDLSLVGAVSFDFGKVGLVTVIMLVFTLLFTNFFDAMGTMTGLSREAGLANEQGNFPRIKSALIVEGVGAVVGGGTSSSSTTVFIESGAGIGEGARTGLANVVTGLVFLLAMFFTPLTEVVPTEVAAAALVIVGAMMMSQIANIDLTDFRVLLPVFLTAAVMPLSYSIANGIGAGFVSWVLVHAFTGKAKQVHWLLWIVSVGFVIFFARGPIEAFLGV
- a CDS encoding molybdopterin-binding protein, with product MSTGAARVIVASTSAAAGTAADTTGPAIRAWLHERGFDAPPAEVVADGDPVAAAVRSALTDRPALILTTGGTGISPSDRTPEAVDPLLDVRLPGLIEELRRRGAATLPTAVLTRGVAGFSGPTFVMTLPGSTGGVRDGLAVLDGVLTHLLAQRGGAANDGHGDRR
- the moaC gene encoding cyclic pyranopterin monophosphate synthase MoaC; amino-acid sequence: MTDPSADQRLTHLRGDGSAHMVDVTDKAITTRTARAESTLVTRADVVDLLVTGALPKGEALGTARIAGIMAAKRTAELIPLCHPLPLTKLAIDFEAHGDRVRVVASVTTRGLTGVEMEALTAASIAALTLYDMIKAVDKHASITDTRVLAKSGGKSGDWSVE
- a CDS encoding molybdopterin molybdotransferase MoeA — translated: MRRTIAEHTAAVRELLAPALQRLREHAPETIPVGDPDLRTRVTAAAILTGTPLPPFDNSQMDGYAVRAADLADASASAPVSLPIGRTTAAGDRIGQHAPGTASPIMTGAVVPRGADAVVPIERCEPPQFGALSRVGDPPPTGSVAFSAPVEVGRFVRRAGEDARVGSEILPEGVRLTPARIGVLAAAGVVAVPVRPTLRVLVCSTGDELLRTDSLGAVSRGAATGLIHDANTPMLAAALRDAGAVVTTLRSGDRANDFRDAVLGSLAEVDLVITSGGISAGAFEVVREALAPLGIAFGSVAMQPGGPQGLGSLDRDGTAIPVVCFPGNPVSALISAETFVLPLLRDAAGLPAERRRERLRLAHDAESPVDKHQVRRGRIGADGRVTVSAPGSHLLSELAAADVLVHLPLGIDHFPADTPVDTWRLHD
- a CDS encoding MoaD/ThiS family protein, which encodes MGQLTVRYFAAAAEAAGRDEEVWNLGPGTDLDSLRAALGERYGDAMRRVMRSGSFLVDGTVQRDGAAPLGTTVDVLPPFAGG
- a CDS encoding ThiF family adenylyltransferase, encoding MDPASRPAPLVAPGPALSAEHTARAQRQIILPGFGEIAQRRLRAARVLVVGAGGLGSASVPYLVGSGIGTIGIVDDDRVELSNLHRQVSHATADIGRLKATSLAETARALDPGVTLVTHPERLTSETALEVLGGYDLVIDGSDNFPTRYLVADAAELLGIPLVWGSLLQVHGQVGVSWRPAWPGYRDLFPVPPAPEDVVDCGTGGVLPGLCGTIGSMLATEALKLITGLGDPLLGRVLVVDALAARTRDIAYGRDPGADPVTGLIDTERFSAGPDPEPPEISAEELARRWAAGETPRLLDVRTPEERERLRVPGAESVPLDELENAEPVIHGPVIVHCERDPRSIRAAKLLISRGVSEVRFLRGGIQALAAIAPEQLAGTARDTL
- a CDS encoding molybdenum cofactor biosynthesis protein MoaE, which produces MSQSFAHVTTTPIDEAAVRAAVDAPECGAVVTFSGVIRDHDGGAEVRSLDYSAHPDAERFLREILADERASSGLRLAAVHRIGALEIGDVALAAAVSAPHRAEAFAAIERLVERIKHEVPIWKRQHFTSGSSEWVGL